In the genome of Pseudomonas protegens, one region contains:
- a CDS encoding MetQ/NlpA family ABC transporter substrate-binding protein, giving the protein MKKTLAILAAVLSLSVHANEKLRVGATPVPHAEILEFVKPELAKEGVDLDIKVFTDFIQPNQQLALKNLDANYYQYRPFLDDFNKTRHTDLVPVVGVHIEPFGAYSTRIKNLAELKDGATVSIPNDPVNTGRALVLLHEAGLIKLKDPSNTLATQRDILDNPKHLKIRELEGALLARSVSQVDLAFVFANYALEAGIDTNSALIVEKGKDLYIEFLVARPDNLNDPRIQKLAKALNSDAVRQFILTRYKGQIAPGF; this is encoded by the coding sequence ATGAAAAAGACCCTGGCCATTTTGGCCGCTGTACTGTCCTTGAGCGTGCATGCCAACGAGAAACTGCGGGTGGGCGCCACCCCGGTGCCCCACGCCGAGATCCTCGAATTCGTCAAACCCGAGTTGGCCAAGGAGGGGGTGGACCTGGACATCAAGGTCTTCACCGACTTTATCCAGCCCAACCAGCAACTGGCGCTGAAGAACCTCGATGCCAACTACTACCAGTACCGGCCGTTCCTCGACGACTTCAACAAGACCCGGCACACCGACCTGGTGCCGGTGGTGGGGGTGCACATCGAGCCCTTCGGCGCCTATTCCACCCGGATCAAGAACCTTGCCGAACTCAAGGATGGCGCCACGGTGTCGATTCCCAACGACCCGGTGAACACCGGCCGCGCCCTGGTGCTGCTGCACGAAGCCGGGTTGATCAAGCTCAAGGACCCGAGCAACACCCTGGCCACCCAGCGCGACATCCTCGACAACCCCAAGCACCTGAAGATCCGTGAACTGGAAGGCGCCTTGCTGGCCCGTTCGGTGAGCCAGGTGGACCTGGCGTTCGTGTTCGCCAACTACGCTCTGGAAGCCGGGATCGACACCAACAGCGCCTTGATCGTGGAAAAGGGCAAGGACCTGTACATCGAATTCCTGGTGGCCCGCCCGGACAACCTCAACGACCCGCGGATCCAGAAACTGGCCAAGGCCCTGAACTCCGACGCCGTGCGCCAATTCATCCTGACCCGCTACAAAGGCCAGATCGCCCCCGGCTTCTGA
- a CDS encoding SfnB family sulfur acquisition oxidoreductase: MSSLPESAFYPLHTPAAQVIRDGAEALAVARHVAAVLGEQDAERDRSRQVPVELLDLYSNSGLWGISVPREYGGAQVSYAVLAEVIAIISAADPSLGQIPQNHYCLLEDIRLQGTPEQQAHFFALALQGQRFANALSETGGKNVQDIQATVRRSGDAYVINGRKGYCTGSLYAHWLAVLALDEQGRGQLAFVPRDSEGLVVLDDWDSIGQRTTSSGTVLAQDLKVPAFNLFPTYRSYESPTLAGPFAQLTTAAIDAGIARAALRDTVAFVTEHARPWIDAGVDKAGDDPLTIIQVGALDIRLHAAEALLERAGLALDAARPAPDADNVALASVAVARAKVLTTEIAIEASNKLFELGGTRSTLKRHNFDRHWRNARVHTLHDPVRWKYHLVGNWLLNGIKPPRHDWS; this comes from the coding sequence ATGTCTTCTTTGCCTGAATCCGCCTTTTATCCCCTGCACACCCCCGCCGCCCAGGTGATCCGCGATGGCGCCGAGGCCCTGGCCGTGGCCCGGCACGTGGCGGCGGTCCTGGGGGAGCAGGACGCCGAACGCGACCGCAGCCGCCAGGTGCCGGTGGAACTGCTGGACCTGTATTCCAACAGTGGCTTGTGGGGCATCAGCGTGCCGCGGGAGTACGGCGGCGCCCAGGTGTCCTACGCGGTACTGGCCGAGGTGATCGCGATCATTTCCGCCGCCGATCCGTCCCTGGGGCAGATCCCGCAGAACCACTACTGCCTGCTGGAAGACATCCGCCTGCAGGGCACCCCGGAGCAGCAGGCGCACTTTTTCGCCCTGGCCCTGCAAGGCCAGCGCTTTGCCAATGCGCTGTCGGAAACCGGCGGCAAGAACGTGCAGGACATCCAGGCCACGGTACGGCGCAGTGGTGACGCTTATGTGATCAATGGCCGCAAGGGCTATTGCACCGGCTCGCTGTATGCCCATTGGCTGGCGGTGCTGGCCCTGGATGAACAGGGCCGTGGCCAACTGGCCTTCGTGCCCCGGGACAGCGAGGGACTGGTGGTGCTCGACGACTGGGACAGCATCGGCCAGCGCACCACCTCCAGCGGCACGGTGCTGGCGCAGGACCTCAAGGTGCCGGCCTTCAATCTGTTCCCCACTTACCGCTCCTACGAAAGCCCGACCCTGGCCGGGCCTTTCGCCCAGCTGACCACGGCCGCCATCGACGCCGGGATTGCCCGGGCGGCGCTGCGCGACACCGTCGCCTTCGTCACCGAGCACGCCCGGCCATGGATCGATGCCGGCGTGGACAAGGCCGGCGACGATCCGCTGACCATTATTCAGGTGGGCGCCTTGGACATTCGTCTGCACGCCGCCGAAGCCTTGCTGGAGCGCGCCGGCCTGGCCCTGGATGCGGCGCGTCCGGCCCCCGATGCGGACAATGTCGCCCTGGCTTCCGTGGCGGTGGCCCGGGCCAAGGTGCTGACCACCGAGATCGCCATCGAGGCCAGCAACAAGCTGTTCGAACTGGGTGGCACCCGCTCGACCCTCAAGCGCCACAACTTCGACCGCCACTGGCGCAATGCCCGGGTCCACACCCTGCACGACCCGGTGCGCTGGAAGTACCACCTGGTGGGCAACTGGCTGCTCAACGGCATCAAGCCACCGCGTCACGACTGGTCCTGA
- a CDS encoding methionine ABC transporter permease, with protein sequence MAEWFKHIYWADIAQACLDTLSMLGAALGFTVLLGLPLGVLLFLTGKRQLHETLGLYRLLSVIVNVLRSLPFIILLIVLIPLTTLLVGTSLGVPGTIPPLVVGCTPFFARLVETALREVDRGVVEATQAMGGSTWQIIRHTLLPEARGGLLAAVTVTAIVLVDYTAMAGVIGGGGLGDLAIRYGYQRFQTDVMLVTVILLLVLVQALQMTGDRLVAHYSRR encoded by the coding sequence ATGGCCGAATGGTTCAAGCACATCTACTGGGCCGACATCGCCCAGGCCTGTCTCGACACCCTGAGCATGCTCGGCGCGGCCCTGGGGTTCACCGTGCTGCTGGGGCTGCCCCTGGGGGTGCTGCTGTTTCTCACCGGCAAGCGCCAGCTGCACGAAACCCTGGGCCTGTATCGGCTGCTGTCGGTGATCGTCAACGTGCTGCGCTCCTTGCCCTTCATCATCCTGCTGATCGTGCTGATTCCCCTGACCACCCTGCTGGTGGGCACCTCCCTCGGCGTGCCGGGGACCATCCCGCCGCTGGTGGTGGGCTGTACGCCGTTCTTTGCCCGGCTGGTGGAAACCGCCCTGCGGGAGGTGGATCGGGGGGTGGTGGAGGCGACCCAGGCTATGGGCGGCAGCACCTGGCAGATCATCCGCCACACCTTGCTGCCCGAAGCCCGGGGCGGCCTGCTGGCGGCGGTCACGGTGACCGCCATCGTGCTGGTGGACTACACCGCCATGGCCGGGGTGATCGGTGGCGGCGGCCTCGGCGACCTGGCGATCCGTTACGGCTACCAGCGCTTCCAGACCGACGTGATGCTGGTCACCGTGATCCTGCTGCTGGTGCTGGTGCAGGCCCTGCAGATGACCGGCGACCGCCTGGTGGCGCACTACAGCCGACGTTGA